One window from the genome of Eucalyptus grandis isolate ANBG69807.140 chromosome 7, ASM1654582v1, whole genome shotgun sequence encodes:
- the LOC104453606 gene encoding 1-Cys peroxiredoxin, which produces MPGLTLGDTVPDLAVETTHGKMKLHDYIGGAWTVLFSHPGDFTPVCTTELGKMAAYAPEFERRGVKLLGLSCDEVESHKAWIKDIEAFTPGAKVTYPIIADPNREIIKQLNMVEPEEKDASGKQVPSRALHIVGPDKKIKLSFLYPASTGRNMDEVVRVLESLQRATKHKIATPCNWKPGEAVVISPSVSNEQAKEMFPQGYKTANLPSKKDYLRFTHVD; this is translated from the exons ATGCCGGGCCTGACGCTCGGCGACACCGTCCCGGACCTCGCCGTCGAGACCACCCACGGCAAGATGAAGCTCCACGACTACATCGGCGGCGCCTGGACCGTCCTCTTCTCTCACCCCG GGGATTTCACGCCGGTGTGCACGACGGAGCTCGGGAAGATGGCGGCGTACGCGCCGGAGTTCGAGCGGCGAGGGGTGAAGCTCCTGGGCTTGTCCTGCGACGAGGTCGAGTCGCACAAGGCGTGGATCAAGGACATAGAGGCCTTCACC CCTGGTGCTAAGGTGACGTACCCGATAATCGCCGACCCGAATAGAGAGATAATCAAACAGCTCAACATGGTCGAGCCCGAGGAGAAAGACGCCTCGGGGAAGCAAGTCCCTTCTAGAGCTCTGCACATTGTCGGTCCTGATAAGAAG ATCAAGCTGAGTTTTCTGTACCCGGCGAGCACGGGGAGGAACATGGACGAGGTGGTGAGGGTGCTGGAATCCCTGCAGAGGGCGACGAAGCACAAGATCGCCACCCCGTGCAACTGGAAGCCGGGGGAGGCGGTTGTCATCTCACCGTCCGTCTCCAACGAGCAGGCCAAGGAGATGTTCCCGCAGGGCTACAAGACCGCCAATCTCCCGTCCAAGAAGGATTACCTCCGCTTCACTCATGTTGATTAG
- the LOC104453607 gene encoding LOW QUALITY PROTEIN: signal recognition particle 19 kDa protein (The sequence of the model RefSeq protein was modified relative to this genomic sequence to represent the inferred CDS: inserted 1 base in 1 codon) — MEGPIPDIKKWVVLYPAYINSKKTIAEGRRIRVEKACENPTCVEIGDCCGYLKLRFAVEIDKVYPRDFMQRGRVRVLLKAEDGTLCNPAISSRKELMLRVAELVPRHPXRTKKQEPVSTASTGASKSGKGGRKKR; from the exons ATGGAAGGCCCGATCCCGGACATCAAGAAGTGGGTCGTCCTCTACCCGGCGTACATCAACTCGAAGAAGACgatcgccgagggccggcggaTTCGCGTGGAGAAAGCGTGCGAGAATCCCACCTGCGTCGAGATCGGGGACTGCTGCGGCTACCTCAAGCTCCGTTTCGCCGTCGag ATCGATAAGGTGTATCCGCGGGATTTCATgcagagagggagagtgagggTTTTGCTCAAGGCGGAGGATGGGACTCTGTGCAATCCGGCCATATCTTCCA GAAAAGAGCTCATGCTTCGTGTTGCAGAGTTGGTTCCGAGGCATC GACGGACCAAGAAGCAAGAGCCCGTGTCCACCGCGAGTACTGGAGCTTCGAAATCCGGCAAGGGCGGGAGAAAGAAGAGATAG
- the LOC104453609 gene encoding protein indeterminate-domain 5, chloroplastic has product MAASSSSVPPFYRIQEGGDQLIQMEQHRHAQMEQHRHAPSAPLASSAAASAPPAPAPAPQKKKRNQPGNPYPDAEVIALSPKSLMATNRFVCEVCKKGFQREQNLQLHRRGHNLPWKLKQKGTNKEAVRRKVYLCPEPTCVHHDPSRALGDLTGIKKHYSRKHGEKKWKCEKCSKRYAVQSDWKAHSKTCGTREYRCDCGTLFSRRDSFITHRAFCDALAQENARHPPTLNSIGNHSIYGSTNMGLGLSQANRQIPSMMQGQGINHSNNNDISPLGRARSGQLFDHLLAPSIGTASSTFNQPLPSMGSPSPNSFLFQAQSNQSYNSQEQASPQQGLLQNKPFHGLMMQQMIPDHVKSNNNNPSPSSSVANIFNLGMLSSSSSNSNNNSSSTSSLLNSGLLVPDQHRFKSEIGSEGSNLLPRSIPDDHHQISSSGVPSLYSTSLLQTGNHHDFSPPHMSATALLQKAAQMGSSTSRTNTNNNASFLKTFASYSSSSGTKSDRSPLAPVSFTGIFGVDNNLQELVNCAFGGGQDHHQESAGDAYDGMYDNANKTGSEQSTTTHMGQHGLTRDFLGVGEIVRRVSNNVNNNGNNGGFMDVQREDDQRRQNQEKYGLMISDDKAISSSLDSAPTSQTFGDFR; this is encoded by the exons ATGGCGGCCTCTTCGTCGTCGGTGCCGCCGTTTTATCGAATTCAAGAAGGAGGAGATCAATTGATTCAGATGGAGCAACACCGCCACGCCCAGATGGAGCAACACCGCCATGCCCCATCAGCTCCATTGGCTTCATCAGCAGCAGCATCTGCACCTCCAGCCCCAGCTCCAGCTCCCCAGAAAAAGAAGCGAAACCAACCCGGAAACCCAT ATCCGGACGCGGAGGTAATAGCCCTGTCGCCCAAGAGCCTGATGGCGACAAACCGGTTCGTGTGCGAGGTGTGCAAGAAAGGGTTCCAGAGGGAGCAGAACCTTCAGCTGCACCGGAGGGGCCACAACCTGCCTTGGAAACTCAAGCAGAAGGGCACCAACAAGGAGGCGGTACGGCGCAAAGTCTACCTGTGCCCCGAGCCCACCTGCGTGCACCATGACCCGTCCCGCGCCCTCGGCGATCTCACAGGGATAAAAAAGCACTACTCCCGCAAGCACGGCGAGAAGAAGTGGAAGTGCGAGAAATGCTCGAAGCGGTACGCAGTGCAGTCGGACTGGAAGGCGCACTCCAAGACCTGTGGCACGAGGGAGTACAGGTGTGATTGTGGCACTCTTTTTTCCAG GCGTGACAGCTTCATCACTCACCGTGCCTTTTGTGACGCGCTTGCTCAAGAGAATGCTAGACACCCTCCCACCTTGAACAGCATCGGCAACCACTCCATCTATGGGAGCACcaacatgggcttgggcttgtcACAGGCGAATCGCCAAATACCCTCGATGATGCAAGGCCAGGGGATAAACCACTCCAACAATAATGACATCTCGCCACTTGGCCGTGCTCGGAGTGGACAATTATTCGATCACCTGCTTGCGCCATCCATCGGAACTGCTTCTTCGACGTTTAATCAACCGCTTCCCTCAATGGGATCACCATCCCCTAATAGTTTCTTGTTCCAAGCTCAGTCAAATCAAAGCTACAATTCTCAGGAGCAAGCATCACCTCAGCAAGGGTTGCTCCAGAACAAGCCATTCCATGGGCTGATGATGCAGCAAATGATCCCTGATCATGTCAagagcaacaacaacaacccaTCACCATCCTCATCAGTGGCAAATATCTTCAACCTTGGAATGCTTTCGAGTAGCAGCTCGAATAGCAACAACAACAGTAGCAGCACCAGTAGCTTGCTCAATTCCGGGCTTTTGGTCCCAGATCAACATCGGTTCAAGAGCGAGATTGGAAGCGAAGGATCGAACCTCTTGCCCAGAAGCATACCCGATGATCATCATCAGATCAGCTCATCAGGAGTGCCTTCTCTCTACAGCACTTCACTTCTGCAAACCGGTAACCACCATGATTTCTCACCGCCTCACATGTCTGCAACTGCTCTCCTCCAAAAGGCGGCTCAGATGGGCTCATCAACCTCAAGAACGAACACCAACAACAATGCCTCTTTCCTAAAAACCTTCGCGAGCTACTCTTCCTCAAGCGGCACCAAATCCGACCGGTCGCCGCTCGCCCCAGTTAGCTTCACAGGCATTTTCGGGGTCGACAACAACCTCCAGGAGCTGGTGAACTGCGCCTTCGGAGGTGGGCAAGACCATCATCAAGAATCAGCTGGGGACGCTTACGATGGGATGTACGACAACGCGAACAAGACTGGGTCGGAGCAGTCGACGACGACCCACATGGGCCAACATGGGTTGACGAGGGACTTCCTTGGGGTCGGAGAGATAGTGAGACGCGTGAGTAATAACGTTAACAACAACGGCAACAATGGAGGGTTTATGGACGTGCAGAGAGAGGACGACCAGCGACGACAGAACCAAGAAAAGTATGGCCTGATGATCAGCGACGACAAGGCGATCAGCTCCTCCTTGGATTCAGCGCCGACAAGCCAAACCTTCGGAGATTTCCGTTGA
- the LOC104453608 gene encoding ATP-citrate synthase alpha chain protein 3: MARKKIREYDSKRLLKQHLKRLANIDLPIRSAQVTESTDFGELVNKETWLSSTKLVVKPDMLFGKRGKSGLVALNLDMAQVAQFVKERLGVEVEMGGCRAPVTTFIVEPFVPHDQEYYLSIVSDRLGCTISFSECGGIEIEENWDKVKTISLPTEKPLTSETCAPLIATLPLEVRGKIGDFIKGVFSVFQDLDFSFLEMNPFTLIDGEPYPLDMRGELDDTAAFKNFNKWGDIEFPLPFGRVLSPTESFIHSLDEKTSASLKFTVLNPKGRIWTMVAGGGASVIYADTVGDLGYASELGNYAEYSGAPNEEEVLQYARVVIDCATANPDGRKRALLIGGGIANFTDVAATFNGIIRALREKESKLKAARMHIYVRRGGPNYQTGLAKMRALGEELGVPLEVYGPEATMTGICKEAIECIMAES; this comes from the exons ATGGCGAGGAAGAAGATCAGGGAGTACGACTCCAAGCGGCTCCTCAAGCAGCACCTGAAGCGCCTCGCCAACATCGACCTCCCGATCCGATCCGCTCAG GTGACGGAATCGACGGATTTTGGCGAACTGGTGAACAAAGAAACGTGGCTGTCCTCTACGAAGTTGGTCGTGAAGCCCGACATGTTGTTCGGGAAGCGTGGCAAGAGCGGACTTGTGGCCCTGAATTTGGATATGGCTCAAGTTGCGCAGTTTGTGAAGGAACGTCTTGGTGTGGAG GTCGAAATGGGCGGTTGCAGAGCACCCGTGACCACATTCATAGTCGAGCCCTTTGTTCCCCATGACCAGGAGTACTATCTTTCTATAGTATCGGACAGGCTGGGATGCACTATAAGTTTTTCAGAGTGTGGAGGGATTGAAATCGAAGAGAATTGGGACAAG GTCAAGACTATTTCTCTGCCTACCGAGAAGCCTTTGACAAGTGAGACCTGTGCTCCACTTATTGCGACACTGCCTCTGGAG GTTCGTGGAAAGATTGGGGATTTCATAAAGGGAGTCTTCTCAGTATTTCAGG ATTTGGACTTCAGCTTCCTGGAGATGAACCCATTCACTTTGATTGATGGTGAGCCCTATCCTTTGGATATGAGGGGGGAGCTTGATGACACTGCAGCTTTCAAGAACTTTAATAA ATGGGGTGATATTGAGTTTCCATTGCCATTTGGCAGAGTGTTGAGTCCAACGGAAAGCTTCATTCATTCATTGGATGAAAAG ACAAGTGCATCCCTGAAGTTTACTGTTTTGAATCCAAAAGGACGTATTTGGACCATGGTGGCTGGAGGTGGAGCCAGTGTAATCTATGCAGACACT GTTGGTGACTTGGGCTATGCATCAGAACTCGGCAACTATGCAGAGTACAGTGGAGCTCCAAATGAGGAAGAGGTTTTGCAGTATGCTAGGGTAGTTATCGAT TGCGCTACTGCAAATCCTGATGGCCGTAAGAGAGCCCTTTTGATAGGAGGTGGCATTGCTAACTTCACCGATGTTGCTGCCACATTCAATGGCATAATTAGAGCCCTTAGGGAGAAG GAATCTAAGCTGAAAGCAGCAAGAATGCATATTTATGTGAGAAGAGGTGGTCCAAACTACCAGACCGGTCTAGCAAAGATGCGTGCACTTGGTGAAGAACTTGGAGTTCCACTTGAG GTTTACGGACCTGAAGCGACAATGACTGGAATTTGCAAGGAAGCAATTGAGTGCATAATGGCGGAGTCATAG